In a genomic window of Taylorella equigenitalis ATCC 35865:
- the gmk gene encoding guanylate kinase, whose protein sequence is MEFPGNVFLVSAPTGAGKSSLVSALIEKNPFINLSISYTTRAPREGEIDGREYHFISKEQFSQWREQGNMLEWAEVYGNFYGTAKSQVEAVIETGQDVLLEIDYQGARQIRKKFPEIIDIFILPPSIEELEKRLIKRGQDTADVIRKRMLTVSSEIGHADEYSYVIINDCFESALDQLDTLVKAAKLKYASQANKHQALFADLGISYLPK, encoded by the coding sequence ATGGAATTCCCTGGAAATGTTTTTTTAGTTTCCGCCCCTACTGGTGCAGGAAAATCGAGTTTAGTAAGTGCTCTTATTGAAAAAAATCCATTTATAAACTTATCTATTTCATACACGACTAGAGCTCCTCGTGAGGGAGAAATTGATGGTCGCGAGTATCATTTCATCTCAAAAGAGCAATTTTCTCAATGGCGTGAACAGGGAAATATGCTTGAATGGGCTGAAGTTTACGGTAATTTCTATGGCACTGCTAAGTCTCAAGTTGAAGCAGTTATAGAAACTGGTCAGGATGTATTGCTTGAAATTGACTATCAAGGAGCCCGTCAAATTCGCAAAAAATTTCCTGAAATCATAGATATTTTTATATTGCCACCCTCTATAGAAGAATTAGAAAAAAGGCTTATAAAACGAGGTCAAGATACAGCTGATGTAATTCGCAAAAGAATGCTTACAGTTAGCAGTGAAATTGGTCATGCTGATGAGTACTCTTATGTTATAATAAATGATTGCTTTGAGAGTGCTTTAGATCAACTTGATACCTTAGTAAAAGCCGCTAAACTTAAGTATGCAAGTCAAGCAAATAAGCATCAAGCATTGTTTGCAGATCTAGGTATTTCGTACTTACCAAAATAA
- a CDS encoding PhoH family protein: MPLPKLPTKRANLLDMDTAPKPRAPKKITHQEQNTQSGISFEAKSTQTIETRDAQATSKTQRSKATKKVQGKESTITNKTKESTGKSKLFVLDTNVMLHDPTCLFRFEEHDIFLPMMTLEELDHHKKGLTEVARHARQVSRSLDDLCAESPDLLQGMPLNSLGNKEATGILYFQTKELNAELKIQLPTLKADNQILSVVQSLVNLYPDREVVLVSKDINMRLKARALGLAAEDYLNDHSVEDSDLIYDGNIQLPDNFWERHSKDMESWTQAGTTYYKVRGPLVNEFLVNEFVYLEGDSPLFAQVKEVSGKYAVLATIRDYTHPKNNVWGVTARNREQNFALNLLMNPEIDFVSLLGQAGTGKTLLALASGLTQVLETKRYTEIIMTRVTVPVGEDIGFLPGTEEEKMQPWMGALEDNLEFLNTKARQDSGAQWERSLSKEIIQSHIKVKSLNFMRGRTFLNKFIIIDEAQNLTPKQMKTLVTRAGPGTKIVCLGNIAQIDTPYLTEGSSGLTYVVDRFKGWPHSGHVTLQKGERSRLSDYASDAL; the protein is encoded by the coding sequence ATGCCTCTTCCTAAACTTCCCACTAAACGTGCAAATCTTCTTGATATGGACACTGCTCCCAAACCAAGGGCTCCTAAAAAAATTACTCATCAAGAACAGAATACACAATCTGGGATATCTTTTGAGGCTAAATCTACTCAGACCATTGAAACTAGAGATGCTCAAGCCACATCGAAAACGCAGAGATCTAAAGCTACTAAAAAAGTTCAAGGTAAGGAATCAACAATAACAAACAAAACCAAAGAATCAACTGGCAAAAGTAAGCTCTTTGTTCTAGACACTAACGTAATGTTGCACGACCCTACATGCTTATTTAGGTTTGAAGAGCACGATATTTTCTTACCCATGATGACTTTGGAAGAGCTTGACCACCATAAAAAGGGACTTACAGAAGTTGCTCGACATGCACGTCAAGTAAGTAGATCTTTAGATGATCTTTGTGCAGAATCTCCAGATCTACTTCAGGGCATGCCACTTAATAGTTTGGGTAACAAAGAAGCTACTGGCATTTTGTATTTTCAAACTAAAGAGTTAAATGCGGAACTAAAAATACAACTCCCTACCCTTAAGGCTGATAATCAAATATTAAGTGTGGTTCAATCTTTGGTTAACCTCTACCCTGACCGCGAAGTTGTTCTTGTTTCCAAAGATATAAACATGCGCTTAAAAGCTAGGGCTTTAGGTCTTGCCGCTGAAGATTATCTAAATGACCATTCTGTCGAGGATTCCGATTTAATATATGACGGAAATATCCAACTTCCCGATAATTTCTGGGAAAGACACTCAAAAGATATGGAATCTTGGACACAAGCAGGGACCACGTATTATAAAGTTCGCGGTCCATTAGTAAATGAATTCTTAGTAAATGAATTCGTTTACTTAGAGGGAGACTCACCATTATTTGCTCAAGTTAAAGAAGTTTCTGGTAAATATGCCGTACTAGCAACCATACGTGACTACACGCACCCCAAAAATAATGTTTGGGGTGTGACAGCTAGAAATCGTGAACAAAATTTTGCACTTAACCTTTTAATGAATCCAGAAATAGACTTTGTGTCATTACTTGGGCAAGCTGGTACAGGTAAAACATTGCTAGCCCTAGCCTCTGGTCTAACGCAGGTACTTGAAACAAAGAGATATACAGAAATCATAATGACCCGTGTAACTGTGCCTGTAGGTGAAGATATCGGATTTCTACCAGGGACAGAGGAAGAAAAAATGCAACCTTGGATGGGTGCCTTAGAAGATAATCTTGAGTTTTTAAACACTAAGGCACGTCAAGATAGTGGAGCTCAATGGGAGCGAAGTTTAAGTAAAGAGATAATTCAGTCTCACATTAAGGTAAAATCCTTAAACTTTATGCGCGGTCGAACTTTTTTGAATAAATTTATCATTATTGATGAAGCTCAAAACCTTACACCAAAACAAATGAAGACATTGGTTACACGTGCAGGTCCTGGTACTAAAATCGTGTGTTTGGGGAATATTGCCCAAATAGACACTCCTTATTTGACTGAGGGCAGTTCTGGTCTAACATATGTCGTGGACAGGTTTAAGGGTTGGCCACACTCAGGACATGTAACTTTACAAAAAGGCGAGCGCTCTAGATTATCAGATTACGCAAGTGATGCTTTGTAA
- a CDS encoding peroxiredoxin, whose amino-acid sequence MAENLELKKCPAFTANLVYKEGDEFIEKNLKFPSDLKGKSFVLYFYPRDNTPGCTTESQDFRDALDRFESQEAVVIGISRDTINSHKKFIDKQELNFPLIADPEEEICNLFGVMKQKMMYGKQVHGIERSTFIFDDKGKLIKEWRGVKVPGHIEEVLNVIESQN is encoded by the coding sequence ATGGCAGAAAATCTTGAATTAAAAAAATGTCCTGCATTTACAGCAAACTTAGTTTATAAAGAAGGTGATGAATTTATAGAAAAAAACCTTAAATTCCCCTCTGACCTAAAAGGTAAATCATTTGTACTTTATTTTTACCCACGCGATAACACCCCAGGTTGCACTACAGAATCACAAGATTTTAGAGATGCACTTGATAGGTTTGAATCTCAAGAAGCCGTAGTCATAGGCATTTCCAGAGATACCATTAACTCGCACAAAAAATTTATCGATAAACAAGAACTTAATTTCCCTCTTATTGCCGACCCTGAAGAAGAAATCTGCAACTTATTCGGAGTTATGAAACAAAAAATGATGTACGGAAAGCAAGTTCATGGTATCGAAAGATCAACATTTATATTCGATGATAAAGGGAAACTTATAAAAGAGTGGAGAGGAGTTAAAGTTCCTGGCCACATCGAAGAAGTTCTTAATGTTATTGAATCACAAAATTAA
- the rpoZ gene encoding DNA-directed RNA polymerase subunit omega gives MARITIDDCLEYIPNRFDLTLVATYRAREIATGHTPKVDLQNDKPTVLALREIAEGKTGIEMLKKIPS, from the coding sequence ATGGCTCGTATTACCATAGATGATTGTTTAGAATATATCCCTAATCGTTTTGATTTAACTTTGGTTGCTACTTATAGAGCACGTGAAATTGCTACTGGTCATACACCTAAAGTGGATCTTCAAAACGACAAGCCTACAGTATTAGCTTTACGTGAAATTGCAGAGGGCAAAACTGGCATTGAGATGCTTAAAAAAATCCCTTCATAG
- a CDS encoding Mth938-like domain-containing protein codes for MKLHLQNTSTLNTVTAYDESYIEINKERYFQSVYFTPESPIHTWDIKSFEDIDINQLELVGMLEKAASSAIDFLNSSSCNYKNAPELIIIGTGLKQHLPDPSLITPLIKANIGVEFMKTDAAARTYNVLMAEGRKVALGLILEFKES; via the coding sequence GTGAAATTACACTTACAAAATACCTCTACACTAAACACAGTAACTGCTTACGATGAATCCTACATCGAAATCAATAAAGAGAGATATTTTCAATCGGTTTACTTTACGCCAGAAAGTCCTATCCACACATGGGATATCAAATCATTTGAAGATATTGATATCAATCAATTGGAACTTGTAGGCATGTTGGAAAAAGCAGCTAGTTCCGCAATTGACTTTCTTAACAGTTCCTCTTGTAACTATAAAAATGCACCTGAACTTATAATTATCGGAACAGGTTTAAAGCAACATTTACCTGACCCTTCCTTAATAACTCCTCTGATTAAAGCAAATATTGGAGTTGAATTTATGAAAACTGATGCAGCTGCTCGTACATATAATGTATTAATGGCCGAAGGTCGTAAAGTTGCATTAGGTTTAATTTTAGAATTTAAGGAGTCCTAA